A genomic window from Bacillus rossius redtenbacheri isolate Brsri chromosome 7, Brsri_v3, whole genome shotgun sequence includes:
- the LOC134533758 gene encoding tigger transposable element-derived protein 1-like yields the protein MNPFNPQKKRGSWTQDGLSKAVDAVRLGNLSVNAASKRYVVPRRTLRRYLSNNQDVKSKLGCKATLKTEEERELSRRIIRLANVGYPLTSKMLKLNVFKYCRENGITHRFTKETAGRYWLNNFLARNPEISKRKAQRLNPARAQKLNKFIVGDHFEKLQNVLAENKFLNFPEKIFNMDEKGCRLQLHKDPEVLAKKGSKRVHIVAKERGESVTVVACGNATGNVIPPMILFPGLRKNPAWEKNLPTGSTTIMTRKGSMTTESFVSFLNHFSRFKPSGPCLLIFDGAKSHLDYSICEVAEQNEIILYCLPSNTTHELQPLDKGCFRSFEIFWDQHTLLYFNMHKEQQDISKLNFADVFTPTWEKSMTQANMKSGFKATGIFPFNPFVIPEEAFAPSIATELPPPNTKMADETVTAYALQEQHNSNDDHSLAGPSGLQTNVSQLGSRHSTSSSSDSDITGDLAQPSSSSDYSDSLHIPESTANLSRRGSIGEMLPTPKKKRKTTRVMKPAINNRGVVLNKSLFEDNKDVKLDSSKNSGNSKKYNTKSVRQITASKKSESWYCAICCNDEVKDMRLCGVCEIYVHEECVGLTKDDKEFFICPKCLL from the coding sequence atgaATCCCTTCAATCCACAAAAGAAGCGGGGTAGTTGGACACAAGATGGACTCAGCAAGGCAGTAGATGCTGTAAGACTTGGCAACCTATCTGTTAATGCAGCAAGTAAAAGGTATGTCGTGCCTAGGCGAACCCTTCGCCGTTATCTTTCCAATAACCAAGATGTTAAATCAAAATTGGGTTGTAAGGCCACACTCAAAACTGAGGAAGAGAGGGAACTTAGCAGGAGAATAATTCGTCTAGCAAATGTTGGTTATCCACTCACATCAAAGATGCTcaagttaaatgtttttaaatactgccgTGAAAATGGGATAACTCACCGGTTCACTAAAgaaactgcaggtcgctactGGTTGAATAACTTTTTGGCCAGAAATCCTGAAATTAGCAAACGAAAAGCTCAAAGGCTAAATCCTGCCCGAGCTCAAAAGCTTAACAAATTCATAGTTGGAGaccattttgaaaaattacagaatgtcCTTGCTGAGAACAAGTTTTTAAACTtccctgaaaaaatattcaacatggaTGAGAAGGGTTGTAGGTTACAACTGCACAAAGATCCAGAGGTTTTGGCGAAAAAGGGGTCAAAGCGCGTCCACATTGTTGCAAAGGAACGTGGCGAGAGTGTTACTGTTGTAGCCTGTGGTAATGCTACTGGAAATGTCATTCCCCCAATGATCCTATTCCCTGGATTAAGAAAAAATCCagcttgggaaaaaaatttacctacAGGTTCAACAACAATAATGACTCGAAAAGGTAGCATGACAACCGAATCTTTTGTGTCCTTCCTGAATCACTTCTCTAGGTTCAAGCCAAGTGGGCCTTGTCTTCTGATTTTTGATGGGGCTAAGTCACATTTAGACTACAGCATATGTGAAGTTGCAGAacagaatgaaattattttgtactgTCTTCCGTCAAACACGACTCATGAGTTACAGCCTTTAGACAAAGGTTGTTTCCgaagttttgagattttttgggatCAGCACACACTcctttattttaatatgcacaAAGAACAGCAAGACATTTCTAAATTGAACTTTGCTGATGTTTTTACACCAACATGGGAAAAGTCCATGACACAAGCAAACATGAAAAGTGGATTTAAGGCTACTGGCATTTTCCCCTTCAATCCGTTCGTGATTCCAGAAGAGGCCTTTGCACCCAGCATAGCTACTGAGCTTCCACCACCTAACACAAAAATGGCAGACGAAACTGTAACCGCTTATGCGTTGCAGGAACAACATAATTCCAATGACGACCATTCATTGGCAGGTCCGTCTGGTCTACAGACAAATGTTAGCCAGCTTGGTTCTAGACACAGCACCAGTTCATCATCTGATTCAGATATCACAGGAGACTTGGCACAACCTTCAAGTTCTTCAGATTACTCTGATAGTTTGCATATTCCCGAAAGTACTGCAAATCTGTCCAGGCGTGGTTCCATTGGAGAAATGCTACCTACACCAAAGAAAAAACGGAAAACCACACGGGTTATGAAACCTGCTATAAACAACAGGGGTGTTGTACTGAATAAATCTTTATTTGAAGATAACAAGGATGTAAAGTTAGATAGCAGCAAGAACAGTGGAAAcagcaaaaaatataatacaaagtcTGTTCGCCAGATAACTGCTTCAAAGAAGTCTGAGAGTTGGTACTGTGCAATTTGTTGCAATGATGAAGTGAAGGATATGAGACTGTGCGGAGTTTGTGAAATATATGTCCATGAAGAATGTGTTGGCCTCACCAAAGATGACAAAGAGTTTTTTATTTGCCCGAAATGTTTATtatag